Genomic window (Bradyrhizobium sp. 186):
CCCACCCAGGCCGCAAAGTGACGACCGGAGCGGAACGCCCGCGGATCCGGCGTCTTCATCACCAGCGCGGTGGCAACGATCGGACCGACCGAGGGGATCTGCGCCAAACGCCGGCCCATGGCATCGCCACGGTGCCAGGCCATCAGCCTGGCTTCGATCGCCTCCAGCTCGCTCTCGAGCTTGGCGCATTCGCGGCCCAGCACGACAAACAGCTCGCGCGCCAGGACGGGAAGCGTCTCGTCCTGCGCAATCTGCGCCAGCAACGGCTCGATCTTGTCCAGCCCCTTGGGCGCAATCAGGCCAAACTCCGCCGCATGGCCGCGGATCGTATTGGTCAACTGAGTGCGCCGGGCGATCAGCCCGTCGCGGATGCCCGTCAGCATCAATGCGGCCTGCTGCTCGGCGCTCTTCACCGGCACGAACCGCATGGTCGGTCGGCTCATCGCCTCGCAAAGCCCTTCCGCGTCCCGCCCGTCGTTCTTGTTCCGCGACACGTAGGGCTTCACCAGTTGCGGCGCCATCAGCTTCACCTCGTGGCCGAGCTTGCGAAGCTCTCGCGCCCAATATTGCGAAGCCCCGCAGGCCTCCATCCCGATCACGGTCGGTGGCAACTTGGCGAAGAACTCCGCCACCTGCTTGCGCGACAGCTTCTTGCGCAAGACCGGCTGCTCCGCCGCATCAACCCCATGCAGCACGAAAATATACTTCGACGTATCCATCCCAATACGGATAATCTGGTTCACGGGCGGCTCCTGCGAATGAGTTTCTGACAACCTCATTCTGGCACACTGATGCCGTAGGGGGCCGTCCACACCATCAGCCACAGGATTTGGTTTGGCGAAGATTCGTGGTTGCCAGCCTCGCACCACAACTTCTCCCTGGGGGTATGGGTCCCGGCCTTCGCCGGGACGACACCGATTTTGTGGATGCAGCTCGGCCTTTACAGGCAGCCCGCCCTCACACCATCCCTTCCGCCACGACCATGTAGTTCACGTCCATGTCGGAGGAGAGGGTCCATTTGTCGGCGAAGGGGCTGTAGACGACGCCGGTCTGCTCGGTGATGACGAGGCGGTTGTCGAGCAGATATTTCGTCAGCTCGTCCGGGGTGACGAACTTGTTCCATTCGTGGGTGCCGCGCGGCAGCCAGCGCATGACGTATTCGGCGCCGACGATGGCGAGCGCAAAACTCTTCCAGTTCCTGTTCAGCGTCGAGACCACCATCAGGCCGTTCGGCTTCAGCATCGCCGCGCAGCGCTTCAGGAACATGCCGACATCGGTGACGTGCTCGACCACCTCCATCGCCAGCACGATGTCGAAGCGCTCGCGCGGGTCGACTTCCTCCACCGTGGTGCAGCGATAGTCGATTGCAAGGTGACCCTTGGCGGCATGCAGCTTGGCGGCAGCGATGTTGCTCTGCGACGGATCCACGCCGATGACCTGCGCGCCCAGCCGCGACAGCGGCTCGCACAACAGGCCGGCGCCGCAGCCGATGTCGAGCACGCGCAGGCCGCCGAGGCAGTTGAGGCTGCGCACATTGCGTTCGAACTTGCGGCAGGCGGCGTCGCGAATATAGCCGAGCCGCAGCGGATTGATCCGGTGCAGCGGCGCCATCTTGCCCTTGGGGTCCCACCACTCCGCCGAGAGCTTTGAGAACTTTGCGATCTCGGCGGCGTCGACGGTCGAGCCCGGCGGGGTGCTTGCGGTTGCGGAAGTATTTTGCTGCATGCTCATGGTTACGCGCCGTCCTACCGCGTGGTGATCGAACTGCGGAAGGCGAGCGGCGAGGCGATGGTCCGGATGGTTTCGCGACCTTCACCGACGCCGTTGATGGTCACGTCGCCATAGTTGAGAATACGTCCAAGAATCGTCTGATTCACATCGACGCTCTCGACCTTGTCCAGCGCCATCTCGAAGGTGCGGCGCTTGATGAACCCGGTCTTGTGCACGACCCGCAAATTGGTGACGTCGGTCTCGGTGGTGAAGCGATGGAACCAGCCCTTCACGGTCCAGTACAGCGCCGCCAGAGCCACCAGGCCAGAGGCGACGAGACAGAGCAGGATGAGCCCTTCGACGGTGGTTTGCCGGGACAGGACGAACAGGACCAGGGCCACGATCCAGGCCACAATGGCCGGAAAATAGAAGATCCAGTGCGCATTGGTCGAATACAGCACCTTCTCGCCGGGCTGGAGAATCTCGTCGATATAGCGCGCCATGATCTCGGTTAACCCATACCCCCGCGCCTGCCCTCGCAGGAACCCGCTTGCCCCCGGCCCCGCCGCTATGTATACGCGCGGTCGGTATCCGCCGGGCACTCGTCCAGCGCGGGTCACCATACTTATCCTTATGAGGGAATGCACGCGTCGTCATGAGCCGCCTCGTGATGAAATTCGGCGGCACATCCGTCGCCAACATCGAACGTATCCGCAACGTCGCACGCCATGTGAAGCGTGAGGTCGACGCCGGCCACGAAGTGGCCGTGGTCGTCTCCGCGATGTCCGGCAAGACCAACGAGCTGGTAGCCTGGTGCACCGAGGCCTCGCCGATGCACGACGCGCGCGAATACGATGCCGTGGTCGCCTCGGGCGAACAGGTCACCTCGGGCCTGCTCGCCATCGCGCTCCAGGGCATGGGCATCCAGGCCCGCTCCTGGCAGGGCTGGCAGATCGCGATCAAGACCAGCGACGCCCATGCCTCGGCTCGGATCGAGGACATCGACGGCACCGAGATCATCAACCGCTTCAAGGAGCGGAAGGAGGTCGCGGTCATCGCCGGCTTCCAGGGCATCAACCCCCAGACCAACCGCATCACCACGCTCGGCCGCGGCGGCTCCGACACCTCGGCGGTCGCGATCGCCGCCGCCGTCAAGGCGGACCGCTGCGACATCTATACCGACGTCGATGGGGTCTACACCACAGATCCGCGAATCGTGCCGAAGGCGCGCCGGCTCGACAAGATCGCGTTCGAAGACATGCTGGAACTGGCTTCCCAGGGAGCAAAAGTGCTCCAGGTCCGCTCGGTGGAACTCGGCATGGTCTACAACATGCCGATCTTCGTCCGCTCGAGCTTCGACAAGCCCGAGGATATCGACCCGCATGCCAACCAGCCGCCCGGTACGCTGATCTGCAGCGAGGAGGAGATCATGGAAAACCACGTCGTCACCGGCATCGCCTTTTCGAAGGACGAGGCCCAGATCTCGGTGCGCCAGATCGAGGACAAGCCCGGTGTGGCGGCGTCGATCTTCGGCCCGCTCGCGGAGGCCAATATCAACGTCGACATGATCGTCCAGAACGTCTCCGAGGACGGAAAGACCACCGATCTCACCTTCACGGTGCCGGCCGCGGACTACACCCGGGCCAAGGAGACGATCACCGCGGCCAAGGACAAGATCGGTTATGCCCGACTCGACACCGCCACCGACGTCGCCAAGATTTCGGTGATCGGCAGCGGCATGCGCAGCCATGCCGGCGTCGCCGCCCAGGCATTTTCGGCCCTCGCCGGACGGAATATCAACATCCGGGCCATTACAACCTCCGAGATCAAATTCTCGGTTCTGATCGACACCGCCTATACCGAGCTTGCGGTGCGCACCCTGCACACGCTCTACGGCCTCGATCAGACTTAGACGAATTTTCTCTTAGCGGTCGCAGCAAACGCGAGGGTGTACACACCTTCGCGTCTGGCAGGCGTTTTGCTTGGCAAAACAAGCCCCAATTCGCTATACGGCGAGAGGGTGGGCTGCCACAAACTGTGCCCCAGTTGAGGCGGTGCTGATTCGGCTCAAGCGATGGCTCTAGCGATCGCCTGGGTGGGCGCCGGATAAGCAATTTGTTGTTTTTCTGGATTTTCGGGCGAGCCGCCGGAGCCCCTTCGGGTCCGGCTGACGGAGGAGATTGACGGCACATGCGGAGCGCGTCGGGAGGTCCCCGCGTCTTGTTGAGACGGCTCCGCGAAACCATGGCGGAGCAGGTCTCGGCCCAGGAGCGGCTGGACAAGATCGTGGTACTAATCGCTGCCAACATGGTGGCCGAGGTGTGCTCGGTCTATGTGCTGCGCATCGACAACACGCTCGAGCTCTACGCCACCGAAGGCCTCAAGCGCGAGGCGGTGCACCACACCGTGCTGAGCGCCCATGAGGGCCTGGTCGGCCTCGTCGCGAGCGAGGCGACGCCGCTCAATCTGAGCGATGCGCAGAGCCACCCGGCGTTCTCGTTCCGCCCCGAGACCGGCGAAGAGATCTATCACTCCTTCCTCGGCGTGCCGATCCTACGCGCCGGCAATACGCTCGGCGTGCTGGTGGTGCAGAACCGCGCCAAGCGCACCTATGTCGAGGAGGAGCTCGAGGCGCTGCAAACCACCGCCATGGTGCTGGCGGAGCTGATCGCTTCCGGCGAGTTGTCCGCGCTCGCCCAGCCGGGCCAGGAGCCGGCCGCGCGGCATTCCATGCAGAAGGTCGGCGCGATCCTGTCCGAGGGCATCGCGCTCGGCCATGTCGTGCTGCACGAGCCGCGCGTCGTCATCAAGGACTACATCGCCGAGGATCTGCCGAAGGAGATCAAGCGGCTCGACACCGCGCTCGCCAAGCTGCGCTCCGACCTCGACCGCATGCTGGAGCGCGGCGACGTCGCCGAAGGCGGCGAGCATCGCGACGTGCTGGAAGCCTACCGCATGTTCGCCAACGACCAGGGCTGGTCGCACAAGCTGCACGAGGCGGTCGCCACCGGTCTCACGGCGGAAGCCGCCGTCGAGCGCGTGCAGTCCGACACCCGCGCGCGCATGCTGCGCTCGACCGATCCCTATTTGCGCGACCGGCTGCACGACCTCGAAGATCTCGGCTACCGCCTGATGCGGCAGCTGGTCGGCCAGGACCATGCGCCCTCGCGCGAGCAACTGCCCGACAACGCCATCGTCATCGCACGCGCGATGGGACCGGCGGCGCTGCTCGACTACGACCGCAAGCGCCTGCGCGGCATCATATTGGAGGAAGGCACCGCCAATTCCCACGTCTCGATCGTGGCGCGCGCGCTCGGCATTCCCGCGGTCGGCGAGGTGCCGAATGCGCCGGGAATCGCCGATCCCGGCGACGCCGTCATCGTC
Coding sequences:
- a CDS encoding IS110 family transposase, with the translated sequence MNQIIRIGMDTSKYIFVLHGVDAAEQPVLRKKLSRKQVAEFFAKLPPTVIGMEACGASQYWARELRKLGHEVKLMAPQLVKPYVSRNKNDGRDAEGLCEAMSRPTMRFVPVKSAEQQAALMLTGIRDGLIARRTQLTNTIRGHAAEFGLIAPKGLDKIEPLLAQIAQDETLPVLARELFVVLGRECAKLESELEAIEARLMAWHRGDAMGRRLAQIPSVGPIVATALVMKTPDPRAFRSGRHFAAWVGLTPKDHSTAGKTRLGKITRAGDEDLRRLLVIGATAVIQQARRGRGQHSRWLLALIARKPPKLAAVALANKVARIAWKLMVTGESYDAARLNAAAAGAA
- the ptsP gene encoding phosphoenolpyruvate--protein phosphotransferase; the encoded protein is MRSASGGPRVLLRRLRETMAEQVSAQERLDKIVVLIAANMVAEVCSVYVLRIDNTLELYATEGLKREAVHHTVLSAHEGLVGLVASEATPLNLSDAQSHPAFSFRPETGEEIYHSFLGVPILRAGNTLGVLVVQNRAKRTYVEEELEALQTTAMVLAELIASGELSALAQPGQEPAARHSMQKVGAILSEGIALGHVVLHEPRVVIKDYIAEDLPKEIKRLDTALAKLRSDLDRMLERGDVAEGGEHRDVLEAYRMFANDQGWSHKLHEAVATGLTAEAAVERVQSDTRARMLRSTDPYLRDRLHDLEDLGYRLMRQLVGQDHAPSREQLPDNAIVIARAMGPAALLDYDRKRLRGIILEEGTANSHVSIVARALGIPAVGEVPNAPGIADPGDAVIVDGTSGSIYVRPSQEIEAAFAERVRFRARRQAQYLALRDRPCVTRDGEKIELLINAGLAIDLPHIEDTGSAGIGLFRTELQFMVGQSLPRTSDQLALYRAVLDAAGTKPVTFRTLDIGGDKALPYMETVIEENPALGWRAIRLGLDRPGLLRGQIRALLRAGGGRALRVMFPMISEVAEFDSAKALVERELTYLRQHGHTLPERIDIGTMVEVPALLYQLDELLKKVDFISVGSNDLFQFLFAVDRGNAKVSERFDTMSAPILRALRDIARKSHAAKKSLSLCGEMASKPIGALALIAMGYRSLSLSATALGPVKAMVIDLDAKKAEAMLGPLLDAPAGSVSIRQKLTEFAKAEGLAL
- the ubiG gene encoding bifunctional 2-polyprenyl-6-hydroxyphenol methylase/3-demethylubiquinol 3-O-methyltransferase UbiG; protein product: MSMQQNTSATASTPPGSTVDAAEIAKFSKLSAEWWDPKGKMAPLHRINPLRLGYIRDAACRKFERNVRSLNCLGGLRVLDIGCGAGLLCEPLSRLGAQVIGVDPSQSNIAAAKLHAAKGHLAIDYRCTTVEEVDPRERFDIVLAMEVVEHVTDVGMFLKRCAAMLKPNGLMVVSTLNRNWKSFALAIVGAEYVMRWLPRGTHEWNKFVTPDELTKYLLDNRLVITEQTGVVYSPFADKWTLSSDMDVNYMVVAEGMV
- a CDS encoding PH domain-containing protein: MARYIDEILQPGEKVLYSTNAHWIFYFPAIVAWIVALVLFVLSRQTTVEGLILLCLVASGLVALAALYWTVKGWFHRFTTETDVTNLRVVHKTGFIKRRTFEMALDKVESVDVNQTILGRILNYGDVTINGVGEGRETIRTIASPLAFRSSITTR
- a CDS encoding aspartate kinase codes for the protein MSRLVMKFGGTSVANIERIRNVARHVKREVDAGHEVAVVVSAMSGKTNELVAWCTEASPMHDAREYDAVVASGEQVTSGLLAIALQGMGIQARSWQGWQIAIKTSDAHASARIEDIDGTEIINRFKERKEVAVIAGFQGINPQTNRITTLGRGGSDTSAVAIAAAVKADRCDIYTDVDGVYTTDPRIVPKARRLDKIAFEDMLELASQGAKVLQVRSVELGMVYNMPIFVRSSFDKPEDIDPHANQPPGTLICSEEEIMENHVVTGIAFSKDEAQISVRQIEDKPGVAASIFGPLAEANINVDMIVQNVSEDGKTTDLTFTVPAADYTRAKETITAAKDKIGYARLDTATDVAKISVIGSGMRSHAGVAAQAFSALAGRNINIRAITTSEIKFSVLIDTAYTELAVRTLHTLYGLDQT